The genomic DNA AATTTTAACAGCCGGAGACCAACACAATTATGATGTGATCTGCTGTGCCGTTGGAACAGGCGGAACAATTACAGGATTAATTGAAGCCAGTGCTGCTCATCAAACCGTGCTGGGTTTTTCAGCCTTAAAAGGCGATTTTTTAAAGTCGGATGTCAAACAATGGACGACAAAGAAAAACTGGAAAATCACCGATGCCTATTGCTGTGGCGGTTATGCCAAAACCAGTCCTGAGCTATTACAGTTTATGCAGTGCTTTGAAGCCGAACACCACATTCCTTTAGAGCAGGTTTATACTGCGAAGATGATGTATGGACTGATGGATTTAGTTGCCCAAAACCATTTTCCGGCAGGCAGCCGCATTCTGGTCATTCATACAGGCGGTCTGCAAGGTCGGCATCCAGATGCAGATCTATCCTGAAATTGAGCGCAAAATTGTCTATAATGCCCTGTTTTTATCTCCCGCGGGTTGCTCATGTCTACAAATCAGTATGATGTCATTGTTTTAGGTGCAGGTGCATCCGGTCTGATGTTGGCATACATGGCAGCCCAGCGTGGTCGTAAAGTTTTAGTACTGGAAAAAGCCAACAAGGTGGGTAAAAAAATCCTGATGTCCGGTGGCGGTAAATGTAATTTTACCAATCTGTACGTCGAGCCTGAAAACTACATTTCACATAACCCGCACTTCGTAATCTCGGCCTTAAGCCGCTATACCAACTGGGACTTTATTGGTCTGGTATGTGAACACGGTATTGAATATGAAGAACGTAAACACGGTCAGTTATTTACCTTAAACGGCGCCAAAGAAATTTTGGCCATGCTGCTGGCTGAATGTGACAAAACCGGCCTGGTCGACATTAAAACCAGCTGTGAAGTCAAAGCAGTGACGGCTGTGGATGAGCAAGGTTTTCAAGTCGCGACTACTTCAGGTTATTTCCAGGCTGAATCTGTGGTTGTGGCAACAGGTGGTTTGTCTGTTCCTACACTTGGCGGCTCGGGTATTGGTTATGAGATTGCCAAACAGTTTGGCCATCATGTACACCCGACCCGTGCAGGCTTGGTACCCTTTACTTTTTCCGACCAGTTTAAAGAAGTGACCACCCGTTTAAGCGGTAATGCGGTCGATGCCACCCTATCCAATAATTTAAACAGTTTTACTGAAGCCTTGCTGTTTACCCATCGTGGATTAAGTGGTCCAAGTTCCTTACAGCTTTCTAACTACTGGAATGTCGGTCAAAGCTTTAATATCAATTTTCTGCCTTACCTCGACTTGGTAGAATTTTTTAAAGCTAAAAAATCCAGCCAGCCTAAAGTGCTGCTACGTACCCTGTTGAATGAGCATTTGCCAAAAAGTGTGGTGCTGGAACTGCAAAATCTCATATGGGCAGAACTTGCCGATACAGCGATCGGTAATTTGAGCGACGATAAACTGGAACAGATTGCCAAACATCTACAGCATTTTGAAGTGAAACCGTCTGGAACTGAAGGCTACCGGACTGCGGAAGTGACTTTGGGTGGTGTCGATACTACTGAAGTATCATCAAAGACCATGGAAAGCAAGAAACAGAAAGGCTTGTACTTTGTCGGTGAAGTTCTGGATGTGTCAGGTCATTTAGGTGGTTTTAATTTTCAATGGGCATGGGCGTCTGCCCATGCCGCATCACAATACGTTTAACACGAAGATAATCTTATTCCAGATAATCCGTGCGTAATAAATAAACCTGTTTATTCTGCTGTATACGTGCAATGGCAAGATCCATTTTTGCAATTGTTTCAGTTACATCAGCAGGTTTATTTCCCAGTATTATTTGAGTCGCCAATTTATTTATGACTTTAACTAATAACATTACTTTTCTCCTTTTATTATTAAATTCATACATCCCAGTATGAGCGGCACATATTTCATTAATATGAATCTAAATATTTAAATTTTATGAAATAGTTAATTTATAAATAGCATAAATAAAATTTAAAAACGATTGTTTTTTAACTATTTCTCATTTTTTTATGGATTGAGCTGCTCACTCTGCCTGCTGCATCTGTTCACCTGCCTGCTTGGTTTTGGTAAGGACAAACTTATAGGCACTGATAAAGAATCCTACGGTAATGCCAGCAATGACAATGGGTGCAATAAACTTATTGGCTGATTTTTTAGTCATTTAGATCTCCTGTTACCAATTAGCGGGAAGCATTTATCCAGAATTATGACAACGCATTTTTTAACGGATTTAAAGCTTAAAGTAGAAAATCAGGTCATTTTACTGACTGCTTCTTAATAATAGACTAGCAAAAAGCATGCCCATCTGTTGTGCACAAACAAAGCCCAGCTTTGTTTGTGCATTTGTAGCGGATTTTTCTGCTTCTAGCGATTATTTTTTATCATCACTGGAGCTAGGATTATTTGGACCTTTGTCACTCTTAAGATCGACATCAGACTCTTTTTCCCCTGTGGATCCAAAAGGATTATTTACTGGCGGGTGCTTGGGATCAACACGGACAGAATCTGGAACACTCTGATCTGAATCAATTTTTTGTGCCTCTTGTGGTGCAGTGGTTAATGAGGCCGGAGTTGGGTTGGATAAATCAGGAGTCAAAACATTTTTTTGATCAGCCTCTGGAAAGTCGGGCTCTGTAAGCGGTTTGGACAAATCGGAAGATGGTGCCGCTCCCCCGTCCATTTCCAGTTCAGAAGATTTATCTACCGACGCACCAGAACCTGATCTTGAACTTTCCTGATGCGGATTAGGCTGCTTCGCCTCTTTTTTGCATTTATCAATCAAGTCGGTCAAGACACGTTGTGCTGGATCTCGCCCACCTAAACCAAAAGCCAATGCGAAGGCAACAGCGACGGCTCCCAAGGTTAAACCGAAGGCCAGATTGACGATGGAATCGGCAATACCCATTGCACGCAACCCCATAGCAATCACCAGTCCCATAATCAATATACGAACCAGATTTGCCAGCCAGCGTGAACTGACATATTCACCTCGTCCAATCACTTGGGCGACCAGATTAGCAAGCCAGAAGCCAATCATCAGAATCACTGCACCGAGCAGGATATTGGCACCGAACTGGATAAACATCGAAATCAGTGCACTGATCTGCTCAAAACCAAGCCGGTTCGCTGCTTCAGATACCGCAAACAACATGGTAAAGAACACAATCAGGTAACCAATAATTGAAGATACTTTGGTCTTGCCTAAAAAGCGTTGTGCATCCATTTTGGCAGGAATTTCATCCACGCCCGTTCCAGAGACAATGTCTACCACCAGTTTAGCCACAAAGCGCGATACCACATAAGCCAGAATAAGAATCAGAGCCGCTGCAATAATATGCGGAATGGCATTCATGATTTCGTACAACATGGCTGTGGCCGGTTGTGAAATTGCCTGAATGCCTAAAGCTTCGAAGGCAATAATTAGGGCGGTAATGATAATAATCGCAAAGACAAATGAGCCCAGTACCTGTGACAGATTAGAATTTTTAAACATCCCG from Acinetobacter sp. CS-2 includes the following:
- a CDS encoding NAD(P)/FAD-dependent oxidoreductase → MSTNQYDVIVLGAGASGLMLAYMAAQRGRKVLVLEKANKVGKKILMSGGGKCNFTNLYVEPENYISHNPHFVISALSRYTNWDFIGLVCEHGIEYEERKHGQLFTLNGAKEILAMLLAECDKTGLVDIKTSCEVKAVTAVDEQGFQVATTSGYFQAESVVVATGGLSVPTLGGSGIGYEIAKQFGHHVHPTRAGLVPFTFSDQFKEVTTRLSGNAVDATLSNNLNSFTEALLFTHRGLSGPSSLQLSNYWNVGQSFNINFLPYLDLVEFFKAKKSSQPKVLLRTLLNEHLPKSVVLELQNLIWAELADTAIGNLSDDKLEQIAKHLQHFEVKPSGTEGYRTAEVTLGGVDTTEVSSKTMESKKQKGLYFVGEVLDVSGHLGGFNFQWAWASAHAASQYV
- a CDS encoding mechanosensitive ion channel, with product MNEYFSGGPRGGEFDAMYYWNQFHPILAAIAILIIGWIVALIIAAGIKKVLQKLGTNQRLSGATGHRANIESIVSRIVFWIVMIIAVIGAFNVLNLTSVSGPFSNMIQQFLLFIPQLLAAIAVGFIGWIVANLVKMGLQKLLDRTELDEKLSADVGISPISQNISEIVYWLILLLFLPIVLSILGLTGLLVPVQNMVNEVVSFLPNIFIAAVIVFVGYILAKIVCGIVEGLVGSLNLQQHAQKIGMFKNSNLSQVLGSFVFAIIIITALIIAFEALGIQAISQPATAMLYEIMNAIPHIIAAALILILAYVVSRFVAKLVVDIVSGTGVDEIPAKMDAQRFLGKTKVSSIIGYLIVFFTMLFAVSEAANRLGFEQISALISMFIQFGANILLGAVILMIGFWLANLVAQVIGRGEYVSSRWLANLVRILIMGLVIAMGLRAMGIADSIVNLAFGLTLGAVAVAFALAFGLGGRDPAQRVLTDLIDKCKKEAKQPNPHQESSRSGSGASVDKSSELEMDGGAAPSSDLSKPLTEPDFPEADQKNVLTPDLSNPTPASLTTAPQEAQKIDSDQSVPDSVRVDPKHPPVNNPFGSTGEKESDVDLKSDKGPNNPSSSDDKK